In the genome of Streptomyces violaceoruber, the window GCGCCCGGCCAGGGAGTGGTCGGCCGGGACGACCAGGCGCAGTTTCTGTTCGTCGAGGCGGCGGGCGACCAGGTCGGGGGCGTCGGGGACCGGCGAGGTGAGGCACAGGTCCAGCTCCCCCGCGCGCAGCCGCTCCAGCATGGCCTCGCCGTAGTTCTGCACGAGGCTGAAGCGGACCCGGGGGTGGTCGGCGCGGAAGGCGTGCAGCAGGCCGGGTACGGTCTCGGCGCCCATGGTGTGCAGGAAGCCGAAGGCGACCTTGCCGGTGGCCGGGTCGGCGTCGGCGCGGACCTCGTCGGCGGCCCGCTCGACCTCGGCGAGGGCGCGTTCGACGGAGCCGAGGAAGGTCCGCCCGGCGACGGTCAGCGCGAGGGTGCGGCCGCGCCGGACGAACAGGTCGACGCCGAGGTCCTCCTCCAGGCGGACGAGGGCGCGGGAGAGGGTCGACTGGGGGACGTTCATCTCCTGGGCGGCCCGGGTGACGTGCTCGGTGCGGGCCACGCCGGCGAAGTGCGCGAGGCGGGGCGCGAGCAGCGCGACGATGTCTTCTGTGTCACCGGACGGTGACAGGCGGGGCCGTGAGCTTTGCTGATGCACCATAGGAACGATTATGGCCATTCCATGCATTGGACGGATGAGTAAGGGGCTTCGTACCTTCGTGGCATGACTCCCGCCGATACCGGGGCGTCCACGGTCGTGGACGCCGCATCCGCCGCCTCCGATTCCTCCGGCTCCTCCGGCTCCTCCGAGCCGTCCGACCCGCGCATGGCTCCGCGCGGCCCCGGCTACCGCCGGATGAGTTTCGCGCTGTTCCTGGCGGGCGTCGCGACCTTCGCGCTTCTCTACTCCACCCAGGCCCTGCTGCCGCTGATCTCCGGCGACCTGGGCGTCACGGCGAGCGACGCGAGCTGGACGGTGGCCGCCGCGACCGGTGGCCTCGCGCTGTTCGTGCTGCCGATGAGCGCGCTGTCGGAGCGGTTCGGCCGCCGTACGGTCATGACGGCCTCGCTGGCGGTCGCGGTGAGTGTCGGGCTGCTGGTGCCCTTCGCCCCGTCGCTGCCGGCGCTGGTCGCACTGCGGGCGGTGCAGGGCGCGGCGCTGGCCGGACTCCCGGCCTCGGCGACGGCGTACCTCGCGGAGGAGGTGCGGCCGCGGGCGCTGGTCACCGCGATCGGCCTGTTCGTGGCGGGCAACAGCGTGGGCGGGATGAGCGGCCGGGTCATCACCGGCTGGGTCGCCCAGGAGTGGGGCTGGCGGGTCGCCGTCGGGGTGATCGGCCTGGTCGCGGTGGCGTGCGCGGTGGCCTTCCGGCTGCTGCTGCCGGCGCCGCAGCACTTCACCCCGGGCTCGCTGCGTCCGCGCGTCCTGGTCGGCACCGTGCGCGACCACCTCGCCAACCCGCTGCTGCGCCGCCTGTACGCGATCGGCGCGCTGTTCATGACGGTGTTCGGCGGTGTCTACACGGTGATCGGCTACCGCCTGACCGAGGCACCCTTCTCGCTCCCGCAGGGTCTGATCGGCTCGATCTTCCTGGTCTACCTGGTCGGCACGGTCTCGGCCTCGACGGCGGGCCGGCTGGTGGGCCGCCTGGGCCGCCGCGGCGCGCTCTACCTGGGCGCGGGGACGACGGCGGCGGGCCTGCTGCTGTCCCTGGCGCCGTCCCTGCCGCTGGTCCTGCTCGGCCTGGTGCTGATCACGGCGGGCTTCTTCGCCGGGCACGCGGTGGCGTCCTCGGCGGTCGGCAAGACCGCGCAGCACGGCCGGGCCCAGGCCTCGGCGCTGTACCAGTCCGCCTACTACGTGGGTTCCAGCGCGGGCAGCACGGTCGGCGCGGTGGCCTTCCACTCCGGCGGCTGGGCCGGCACGGTCGCGGTGGGGGTGCTCGCGGTGCTGGGCGTCGTGGTCATCACGGTCTCCGGGTCGCTGGCGGCCCGCCGCCAGGCCGCGGGCGCACCGGTGAGGGCTCTGGGCCTGCCGCGCTGACCTGGGCCTTTCTTGACTGCACAGGCCATTGTCAGTCCCCTGCGGTAGCTTCCGAAGTGCGAGGCGCGAAGACGCGCACGACGGGACGCCACAGGGGTGGGTGGACGATGACCAACGGCACCGTGACGACGGAGCTGGACTCCGCGCTGGAGATGCACCGGCCCGAGCTGACGGGGTACTGCTACCGGATGCTCGGTTCCTCCTTCGAGGCCGAGGACGCCGTGCAGGACACGCTGGTCCGCGCCTGGCGGAGCTACGACAAGTTCGAGGGCCGTTCCAGCCTGCGCTCGTGGCTGTACCGGATCGCGACCAACGTCTGCCTGGACATGCTGACCGCGGGCAACAAGCGGGCGCGTCCGATGGACCTGACGGA includes:
- a CDS encoding LysR family transcriptional regulator, whose translation is MVHQQSSRPRLSPSGDTEDIVALLAPRLAHFAGVARTEHVTRAAQEMNVPQSTLSRALVRLEEDLGVDLFVRRGRTLALTVAGRTFLGSVERALAEVERAADEVRADADPATGKVAFGFLHTMGAETVPGLLHAFRADHPRVRFSLVQNYGEAMLERLRAGELDLCLTSPVPDAPDLVARRLDEQKLRLVVPADHSLAGRRRIRLAEAADEIFVTLEPGYGLRRITDALCKEAGFRPRVAFEGEEAETLRGLVAAGLGVALLPPPAVPRPGVVELTVTAPRAAREIGVAWLAGRTDTPPVAAFKRFLLSRRGSLLPS
- a CDS encoding MFS transporter yields the protein MTPADTGASTVVDAASAASDSSGSSGSSEPSDPRMAPRGPGYRRMSFALFLAGVATFALLYSTQALLPLISGDLGVTASDASWTVAAATGGLALFVLPMSALSERFGRRTVMTASLAVAVSVGLLVPFAPSLPALVALRAVQGAALAGLPASATAYLAEEVRPRALVTAIGLFVAGNSVGGMSGRVITGWVAQEWGWRVAVGVIGLVAVACAVAFRLLLPAPQHFTPGSLRPRVLVGTVRDHLANPLLRRLYAIGALFMTVFGGVYTVIGYRLTEAPFSLPQGLIGSIFLVYLVGTVSASTAGRLVGRLGRRGALYLGAGTTAAGLLLSLAPSLPLVLLGLVLITAGFFAGHAVASSAVGKTAQHGRAQASALYQSAYYVGSSAGSTVGAVAFHSGGWAGTVAVGVLAVLGVVVITVSGSLAARRQAAGAPVRALGLPR